One Panicum virgatum strain AP13 chromosome 9K, P.virgatum_v5, whole genome shotgun sequence genomic region harbors:
- the LOC120650367 gene encoding protein OSB1, mitochondrial-like, with product MLRRLAGGGATVRSSSAAAAFRRLLHTGSGGGCGSGEPESVAYRMSMLRRPSSVGKRGLTRNSCSLIGRLAAPVTPYEDSCEEYPEAYTFLSVSPSSSAASSSSSNFRVTLQWKGELANVSLKHLKHNDLVYVSGHLSSYHKVSSSGERYIFYKIYVNELNYVLDQNKKLQNDADAIDPPAMPSITPQMLEENKCINRLRLWHVFFANPYEWWDNRQSKRHVNSPDFRHKDTRERI from the exons ATGCTgcggcgcctcgccggcggAGGCGCCACCGTGCGTTCGtcgtcggcagcggcggcgttccggcggctGCTCCACACCGGTAGCGGAGGCGGATGCGGCTCTGGGGAGCCGGAGAGTGTGGCGTACCGCATGTCGATGCTGCGGCGCCCCTCTTCCGTCGGGAAGAGGGGGCTCACCCGGAACTCGTGCAGCCTCAtcggccgcctcgccgcgccggtgaCGCCGTACGAAGATAGCTGCGAGGAATACCCCGAGGCGTACACCTTCCTCTCCGTCTCCCCGTCGTCGtccgcggcctcctcgagctctTCCAACTTCAG GGTGACATTGCAGTGGAAGGGTGAGCTGGCGAATGTTAGTCTAAAGCATTTGAAGCACAATGACCTTGTTTATGTATCGGGTCATCTGAGCTCTTATCATAAAGTCAGTTCAAGTGGTGAACGGTATATTTTCTATAAG ATTTATGTCAACGAGCTGAATTATGTACTAGATCAAAATAAGAAGCTTCAAAATGATGCAGATGCAATAGATCCACCCGCAATGCCATCTATCACCC CTCAAATGCTAGAAGAGAACAAGTGCATAAACCGGCTTCGCTTGTGGCATGTCTTCTTTGCCAACCCTTATGAATGGTGGGACAACCGGCAATCCAAACGGCATGTCAATTCCCCTGATTTCCGGCACAAGGACACCCGCGAGAGAATATGA
- the LOC120650368 gene encoding protein tas-like, whose amino-acid sequence MQQMAMSAFAVTSPSSHGYALSALHARHSQRLHMKRICSQVRALAQTQLQYKKLGDSDLLISEVTLGTMTFGEQNTEKEAHDMLSYSFDQGINILDTAEIYPVPTNKDTQGSTDLYIGRWMQSKPRDKIILATKVAGYSERSTFLRDNAKVVCVDAANIKESVEKSLKRLSTDYIDLLQIHWPDRYVPLFGEYSYNPTKWRSSVPFEGQLKAFQELIDEGKVRYIGVSNETSYGVMEFVHAAKTQGLPKIVSIQNSYSLIVRCRFEVDLVEVCHPNNCNVGLLAYSPLAGGVLTGKYLDANTDISKRSRLNLFPGYMARYNASLAKEATNEYVKLAKKHGLTPVQLALGFVRDRPFTASSIIGATTMDQLKENIDAFTSAPRPLPQEVLDGIEDLFKRYKDPVIL is encoded by the exons ATGCAACAAATGGCCATGTCAGCGTTTGCGGTCACCTCACCTTCATCGCATGGCTATGCCTTATCAGCCCTTCATGCCCGTCATTCTCAAAGACTGCACATGAAACGCATTTGCAGCCAGGTTCGGGCACTGGCACAAACACAATTGCAGTACAAGAAGCTGGGAGATTCAGACCTCCTTATCAGTGAGGTCACTCTTGGAACA atGACTTTTGGAGAGCAAAACACAGAAAAGGAAGCTCATGATATGCTCTCTTATTCTTTCGATCAAGGCATTAATATCCTTGACACCGCAGAAATT TACCCTGTTCCAACGAACAAGGACACTCAAGGAAGTACCGATCTATATATTGGCAGGTGGATGCAATCTAAGCCGCGAGACAAG ATAATTTTGGCGACCAAAGTTGCTGGTTATTCAGAAAGATCCACTTTTCTTCGGGACAATGCAAAAGTAGTGTGTGTTGATGCTGCCAATATCAAAGAAAGTGTTGAAAAGAGCCTTAAACGATTGTCTACAGACTACATTGATTTGCTTCAGATACACTG GCCAGATAGATATGTGCCACTATTTGGTGAATATAGTTATAATCCAACCAAATGGAGGTCAAGCGTACCTTTTGAGGGTCAATTGAAGGCCTTCCAGGAGCTAATTGACGAAGGAAAG GTTCGCTATATTGGTGTTTCCAATGAGACCTCATATGGTGTAATGGAGTTTGTACATGCTGCTAAGACTCAAGGCCTCCCAAAGATTGTGAGCATCCAGAACAGTTATAGTCTAATTGTGAGATGCCGCTTTGAAG TTGATCTTGTTGAAGTTTGCCACCCAAATAACTGCAATGTTGGACTGCTGGCCTACTCTCCGTTGGCTGGTGGTGTTCTTACTGGGAAGTATCTTGATGCTAACACTGACATTTCAAAGAGGAGTAGGCTTAATCTCTTCCCTGGATACATGGCGCGCTACAATGCCTCTTTGGCAAAG GAAGCGACAAACGAATACGTAAAGCTTGCCAAGAAGCATGGGCTAACTCCAGTCCAGCTTGCACTGGGCTTTGTGCGTGACCGTCCATTCACTGCCAGTTCCATCATTGGAGCAACAACCATGGATCAGTTAAAGGAGAACATTGATGCATTCACCAGTGCTCCACGGCCACTACCACAAGAAGTTCTCGACGGCATTGAGGATCTGTTCAAGAGATACAAAGACCCAGTAATCCTCTAA